A genome region from Chengkuizengella sp. SCS-71B includes the following:
- a CDS encoding YitT family protein: MTKTRVIKTFIVIIGAFFNAVAFNLFLIPADVYSSGFAGLAQLISSVVEDFTPFPYPISTGTVLFILNIPIAIVGWRYLGKSFTLYSFFSVMLLALFMKFIPVYAVAENDILLNAVFGGVMSAIGVGLTLKWGASTGGMDVIVMILSRLKDRPAGTYYLILNGAIITAAGALYGWQNALYTLVALYASTRVIDAIHTRHIKLTAMIITSKPDQLEAAIREKLSRGITKLPAKGSYSKEDKEMLLIVITRYELFDLKKVLSDTDPNAFTNIVQTTGIFGFFKKESKMD; the protein is encoded by the coding sequence ATAACCAAAACTCGGGTCATTAAAACATTTATTGTTATTATAGGCGCATTTTTCAATGCTGTAGCTTTTAATTTATTTTTAATACCCGCAGATGTTTATTCAAGTGGTTTTGCTGGACTAGCTCAGCTTATATCAAGTGTTGTTGAAGATTTTACGCCATTTCCATATCCTATCTCTACAGGTACTGTCTTATTTATATTGAATATCCCTATCGCAATTGTGGGTTGGAGATATTTAGGGAAATCTTTTACTCTGTATAGTTTTTTTAGTGTTATGTTATTAGCCCTGTTTATGAAGTTTATTCCAGTTTATGCTGTAGCTGAAAATGATATTTTATTAAATGCTGTTTTCGGAGGTGTTATGTCTGCAATTGGTGTGGGATTGACTCTAAAGTGGGGTGCTTCTACTGGAGGTATGGATGTCATTGTAATGATACTATCAAGATTGAAGGATCGACCTGCAGGAACTTACTATTTAATCTTAAATGGAGCTATTATTACAGCTGCTGGAGCATTGTATGGTTGGCAAAATGCACTTTATACATTAGTGGCTTTATATGCTTCAACTCGTGTAATTGATGCAATACATACACGTCATATTAAATTAACAGCGATGATTATTACATCAAAACCTGATCAATTAGAAGCAGCGATTCGAGAAAAACTATCTAGAGGAATTACAAAACTTCCTGCAAAAGGCTCTTATTCCAAAGAAGATAAAGAGATGTTATTAATTGTGATCACTCGTTATGAATTATTTGACTTGAAAAAAGTGTTAAGTGATACAGATCCTAACGCTTTTACTAATATCGTACAAACGACAGGGATTTTTGGATTTTTTAAGAAAGAATCTAAGATGGATTAA
- a CDS encoding NAD(P)/FAD-dependent oxidoreductase, translated as MIDVIIVGAGPAGLSAANVCAKNGLKVKVIDEFMKAGGRLLGQLHEEPDGTWWNGMEEAKKLNDEAQQLKVEVECGVSVYNIKKLNKSWKVYTTIGDFQTKALLLATGAAEIPIPIPGWTLPGVMSIGAAQVMTNVHRVKVGNRGIIVGINILSSAISRELQLAGIEVSSMYLPGINIANGDHGNPLITMRSMLKAASLAPSKFIRFGSKLMKYEFLHSLALKFYPKGGMKVWGIPVHLRKAVIEIVGDKQVEGVRVAHVDMKGEPILSSEEFVPADFVCIAGGLYPLVELAAITGCPFQYVSELGGHVPVHSEKMKTPLEGLYVAGNITGIENAKIAMNQGTVAGYSVVQDLINKKEMIEVQLKQAMKAVEHTRDQATIQFHSDIRNGRKKVYMSFKDKGLIMKKRNFYGE; from the coding sequence ATGATAGATGTAATTATCGTAGGAGCTGGACCTGCTGGCTTATCAGCAGCTAACGTTTGTGCCAAAAATGGTTTAAAAGTAAAAGTTATTGATGAGTTTATGAAAGCTGGTGGGCGATTACTTGGGCAATTACATGAGGAACCGGATGGTACTTGGTGGAATGGTATGGAGGAAGCTAAGAAACTAAATGATGAAGCTCAACAGTTAAAAGTAGAAGTCGAATGTGGTGTTTCTGTTTACAACATAAAAAAATTAAATAAAAGTTGGAAAGTTTATACTACAATAGGGGACTTTCAAACAAAGGCACTATTGTTAGCTACTGGTGCTGCTGAAATTCCAATACCTATTCCAGGTTGGACACTTCCAGGCGTGATGTCGATTGGAGCTGCTCAGGTGATGACAAATGTACACAGAGTCAAAGTTGGAAATCGAGGAATAATCGTAGGCATTAATATTTTGTCATCAGCCATTTCCAGAGAGTTGCAATTGGCAGGAATTGAAGTTTCCAGTATGTATCTACCTGGTATAAATATAGCTAATGGTGATCATGGGAACCCATTAATTACTATGAGATCTATGTTGAAAGCAGCTTCTTTAGCTCCATCAAAATTCATTCGTTTTGGTAGCAAATTAATGAAATATGAATTTCTTCACTCTTTAGCATTAAAGTTTTATCCTAAAGGTGGGATGAAAGTCTGGGGTATACCAGTCCATTTACGAAAAGCAGTAATTGAAATTGTAGGCGATAAGCAGGTTGAAGGTGTTCGTGTAGCGCATGTAGATATGAAAGGAGAGCCTATTTTATCCTCAGAAGAATTCGTTCCAGCTGATTTTGTCTGCATTGCAGGTGGGCTATATCCATTAGTAGAGTTAGCTGCAATAACTGGTTGTCCATTTCAATATGTTTCTGAATTAGGTGGTCATGTCCCTGTCCATAGTGAAAAGATGAAAACACCATTAGAAGGTTTGTATGTTGCTGGAAACATCACCGGCATTGAAAACGCTAAGATAGCTATGAATCAAGGAACAGTAGCTGGCTACTCTGTGGTTCAAGATTTGATAAATAAAAAAGAAATGATTGAAGTTCAACTAAAACAAGCTATGAAAGCAGTTGAACACACTCGTGATCAAGCGACGATTCAATTTCATTCTGATATACGTAATGGGCGTAAGAAAGTGTATATGTCATTTAAAGATAAGGGTTTAATTATGAAAAAGAGGAATTTCTATGGAGAGTAG
- a CDS encoding proline racemase family protein — protein MEMVKHFTTTDLHSAGEPLRVITAGIPFIMGNTMLEKHVYFHDHFDYVKNILLSEPRGHLGMKGCIITPPIDEESEFGVLFINHDEDYILCSHSIIAVITYMLETGMVQLNEYKQVIIDTPSGKVVTKPVFKESQVIEVSLDLIPAYVYKNNIAIRSHGIDLMIDLGFSNDSFYVMINAAELGLKVEIDQLPELKKWTQIIMKEIEELNLIQEENQIIKGTIFSNSPENSDSNLRYVTIFGNGQIDRSPYGAGVGVQLAQLHQKGKLGIGERIILESIIGARANCSISLDHNKLTKSKFIVPHICGRAFITGMHQFVVDPSDPLFEGFLLK, from the coding sequence ATGGAAATGGTAAAACACTTTACGACGACGGATCTTCATTCAGCTGGTGAACCTTTAAGAGTTATTACCGCAGGAATCCCTTTTATAATGGGGAATACAATGTTGGAGAAACATGTTTATTTTCATGATCACTTTGATTACGTAAAAAACATCTTACTTAGTGAACCTCGAGGTCATTTAGGCATGAAAGGATGTATCATCACACCTCCAATTGATGAGGAATCTGAATTTGGTGTTTTATTTATTAATCATGATGAAGATTACATTTTATGCAGCCATAGTATTATTGCAGTTATTACATACATGTTAGAAACGGGAATGGTTCAATTAAATGAATACAAGCAAGTAATTATAGATACTCCTTCTGGAAAAGTAGTTACAAAACCAGTATTTAAAGAATCTCAGGTTATAGAGGTTTCGCTCGATCTTATACCCGCATACGTCTATAAAAACAACATTGCAATTCGTTCACATGGAATAGATCTAATGATCGACCTTGGGTTTAGTAATGATTCTTTTTATGTGATGATTAATGCAGCAGAATTAGGTTTAAAAGTTGAAATAGATCAGCTCCCTGAACTTAAAAAATGGACTCAAATTATAATGAAAGAGATTGAAGAATTGAATCTGATACAAGAAGAGAATCAAATTATTAAGGGAACTATTTTTTCTAACTCACCTGAAAATTCTGATTCAAATTTACGCTATGTTACTATATTTGGAAATGGGCAAATTGATCGCTCTCCCTATGGAGCTGGAGTAGGTGTGCAATTGGCACAGCTTCATCAAAAAGGAAAACTAGGTATAGGAGAGCGAATTATCCTCGAGAGTATCATAGGAGCTAGAGCCAATTGCAGTATATCCTTAGATCATAATAAGCTAACAAAATCAAAATTTATTGTTCCTCATATTTGTGGAAGAGCATTTATTACAGGCATGCATCAATTTGTTGTAGACCCATCAGATCCTTTATTTGAAGGATTTTTATTAAAGTAA
- a CDS encoding (2Fe-2S)-binding protein, with product MRDRKTIICRCEEVTLDQLVHAAESYRCSSRELKLRTRAGMGQCGGRTCRALIDTIVQKCTNDPTPHDIPLGYQAPIRPVTFSLLGEMDHD from the coding sequence ATGAGAGACCGTAAAACAATCATATGTCGTTGTGAAGAAGTAACATTGGATCAATTAGTTCATGCTGCAGAGTCATATCGATGCTCCTCAAGAGAGCTAAAACTGCGTACTAGAGCAGGCATGGGTCAATGTGGGGGTAGGACATGTCGTGCTTTGATAGATACAATTGTCCAAAAGTGTACAAATGATCCTACACCACATGATATACCGCTTGGTTATCAAGCTCCAATACGTCCAGTTACATTTTCATTATTAGGGGAAATGGATCATGACTAA
- a CDS encoding fatty acid desaturase, producing the protein MSKKNRINFKKLLAPFEKSSTKSSTRQVLNTFLPFFLLWFAAYLSLNVSFWLSLLFSIPASGFLVRIFIIFHDCCHQSFFKSRMKNDILGSISGVLTLFPYEKWKREHSIHHATNGNLNKRGTGDIWVLTVDEYMKASFWKRLAYRLYRNPLIMFGLGPIYILIILNRFNAKDAKRKERISTYLTNLFIIVVYTLMCFAIGWKAFLMIQAPILFVSGVLGIWLFYVQHQFEDSYFEDEENWDYVKAAIDGSSYYELPKILQWITGNIGFHHVHHLSSKIPNYNLEKVHKSISELKKATTIKIGTSLKSLRFKLWDERRKTFISFRELKKFYFNTKVNVK; encoded by the coding sequence ATGAGCAAAAAAAACCGCATTAATTTTAAAAAATTGCTAGCACCTTTCGAAAAATCTAGTACCAAATCAAGTACGAGGCAAGTATTGAATACATTTCTACCGTTTTTTTTACTATGGTTCGCAGCGTATCTAAGTTTAAATGTTTCTTTTTGGTTATCTCTTTTGTTTTCGATCCCTGCTTCAGGGTTTTTAGTACGAATTTTTATTATATTTCATGATTGCTGCCATCAATCCTTTTTCAAAAGTCGAATGAAAAATGATATTCTCGGTTCGATAAGTGGAGTATTAACCTTGTTTCCTTATGAAAAATGGAAAAGAGAACATTCCATTCATCACGCTACAAATGGAAATCTTAATAAAAGAGGTACTGGAGATATATGGGTTCTTACAGTTGATGAATACATGAAAGCATCATTCTGGAAAAGATTAGCCTACCGTCTATATAGAAATCCACTTATAATGTTTGGATTAGGTCCCATTTATATTTTAATTATTTTAAATCGTTTTAATGCAAAAGATGCAAAAAGGAAAGAACGAATCAGCACTTATTTGACTAATTTGTTTATTATTGTTGTATATACTTTAATGTGTTTTGCCATTGGATGGAAAGCATTCTTAATGATTCAAGCGCCCATTCTTTTTGTTAGTGGTGTACTAGGAATATGGTTATTTTATGTTCAACATCAATTTGAAGATTCTTATTTTGAAGATGAAGAGAATTGGGATTATGTTAAAGCCGCAATAGATGGCAGCTCCTATTATGAATTACCAAAAATTTTACAGTGGATTACTGGAAATATTGGTTTCCATCATGTTCATCATTTGAGCTCAAAAATACCTAATTATAATTTGGAAAAGGTGCATAAATCAATTTCTGAATTAAAAAAGGCAACTACCATTAAAATAGGAACCAGTTTAAAATCACTTCGTTTTAAACTTTGGGATGAGAGACGAAAAACTTTTATCAGTTTTAGAGAATTAAAGAAGTTCTATTTTAATACGAAAGTAAATGTAAAGTAA
- a CDS encoding proline racemase family protein — MKSNKMFKTIDTHTGGNPTRTVISGLPKLSGKTMSDKMLQMKEEFDWIRKLLMFEPRGHDVMSGVLLVEPCHPDADLGVIYIETGGYLPMCGHDTIGFCTAMIESGMVDVVEPITTLTLDTPAGLVKTEILVEKGKAREVSFLNIDSFLYKSVEVYIEGIGNISCDIAYGGNFYAITDARRLDIDLIPSNSAEIIELAIKIRKEINRTVKVVHPQFPFIHGCTHVEFFTDPSHKDAHVKNTVVVPPGGIDRSPCGTGTSAKLATLFAYEQIKIEDEFVHESIVGTLFKAKVKEKTQVGKLPAVVTEITGSAWVMGFHTFFSHDEDELNEGFLLIPQAEDH; from the coding sequence ATGAAAAGTAATAAGATGTTTAAAACAATAGATACTCATACTGGTGGAAATCCAACTCGAACTGTCATCAGTGGACTTCCTAAATTGTCTGGTAAAACGATGTCGGATAAAATGCTTCAAATGAAAGAAGAGTTTGATTGGATTCGAAAATTGCTGATGTTTGAGCCGAGAGGTCACGATGTGATGTCTGGAGTTTTACTAGTGGAACCATGCCATCCTGATGCAGACTTAGGTGTTATTTATATTGAGACAGGTGGTTATTTACCGATGTGTGGCCACGATACAATTGGGTTTTGTACGGCGATGATTGAATCCGGTATGGTAGATGTTGTAGAACCTATAACAACGTTAACTTTAGATACACCAGCAGGGTTGGTAAAGACGGAAATATTAGTTGAAAAGGGAAAAGCAAGGGAAGTTTCTTTTCTTAATATAGACTCATTTTTGTACAAAAGTGTTGAGGTATACATTGAAGGTATTGGGAACATATCATGTGATATTGCCTATGGAGGAAATTTTTATGCCATTACAGATGCTAGGAGACTAGATATTGATTTAATCCCTTCTAATTCAGCGGAAATTATAGAATTAGCCATAAAAATTCGAAAAGAAATTAATCGAACCGTTAAAGTTGTTCATCCTCAATTTCCCTTTATTCACGGTTGTACTCATGTGGAGTTTTTTACGGATCCATCCCATAAAGATGCTCATGTGAAAAATACTGTTGTTGTGCCTCCCGGAGGTATTGATCGCTCACCATGTGGAACAGGAACTTCTGCCAAATTAGCAACTTTATTTGCATATGAACAAATTAAAATAGAAGATGAGTTCGTACATGAAAGTATAGTTGGCACTTTGTTTAAAGCGAAGGTCAAAGAAAAAACACAAGTTGGAAAACTTCCTGCAGTTGTCACAGAAATTACAGGATCTGCATGGGTCATGGGATTTCACACCTTTTTTAGTCATGATGAGGATGAGTTGAATGAAGGGTTTTTACTCATTCCACAAGCTGAAGATCATTAA
- a CDS encoding GDSL-type esterase/lipase family protein, with amino-acid sequence MINYLALGDSLTVGVGAPSPQYGFVPRYISMTNKELKKYVFCENIGVSGATSDDVLDMVSNSEEIQVLIMQSELISITVGGNDMKNAALQFLRSKNQSVLAAALKRFNCNFDNIIDTIHRIKRYDRKNYILRGMNLYNPFPNTAGTEAWVRRFNQHIQSFEGKNIRIANIYPIFVGREKELLSSDKFHPNGKGYYLMAQSLNELGYYPLY; translated from the coding sequence TTGATTAACTATTTGGCTTTAGGTGATTCCTTAACGGTTGGTGTAGGTGCCCCATCTCCACAATATGGTTTTGTACCTAGGTATATTTCAATGACAAATAAAGAATTAAAAAAATATGTTTTTTGTGAAAATATAGGTGTGTCTGGTGCAACTTCAGATGATGTTTTAGATATGGTTTCTAATTCTGAGGAGATTCAAGTACTAATCATGCAATCGGAACTGATTTCCATTACGGTAGGTGGGAATGATATGAAAAATGCTGCACTACAATTTTTAAGAAGTAAAAATCAAAGTGTATTAGCTGCAGCTCTAAAGCGATTTAATTGTAATTTTGATAATATCATTGATACTATCCATCGAATAAAAAGATATGATAGAAAAAATTATATTTTAAGGGGGATGAATTTATATAATCCATTCCCAAATACAGCTGGAACCGAAGCTTGGGTTAGACGATTTAATCAACATATACAAAGCTTTGAAGGTAAGAATATCCGCATCGCTAACATATATCCAATTTTTGTAGGAAGAGAAAAAGAATTATTATCATCAGACAAATTCCATCCAAACGGTAAAGGCTATTATTTGATGGCTCAATCATTAAATGAATTAGGTTATTATCCATTATATTGA
- a CDS encoding Ada metal-binding domain-containing protein, whose protein sequence is MEHKLSHDEMYQIMKNSDSSYDGDIFMCNKLNQTYCLASCEAALPKIEQAEFVHSYDEAEAKGFQPCKLCNPNVFHIKWVDCVDSIEIELPNEFDFNECLVFFKRSEEECLHKVVQNNVFKLLKFDKRFVLLKISSVDKKMIIAFLNGIPTSWMRAQTAKYIWDMFDLDTDLNPFYSSLRNDPIMGKLIKSYFGLRLIKINDLFEALCWSILGQQINLKFAYTLKKRFVHTYGEKFTNEDEDYWIFPNAGRICEIRIEDLREMQISTRKAEYIVGVAKMIMDGTLNQKKLRFENNYDKMMNQLTSIRGIGKWTADYTIMKCFSINSAFPIADVGIHNALKTILALNQKPSIDEIEDLVKQWKGWESYAAFYLWRSLYD, encoded by the coding sequence ATGGAACATAAGCTAAGTCATGATGAGATGTATCAGATTATGAAAAATTCCGATTCATCATATGATGGGGATATTTTTATGTGTAATAAGTTAAATCAAACTTATTGTTTAGCTTCATGTGAGGCAGCCTTACCTAAAATTGAACAGGCAGAATTTGTTCACTCTTATGATGAGGCAGAAGCTAAGGGTTTTCAGCCTTGTAAATTGTGCAACCCTAATGTTTTCCATATCAAATGGGTTGATTGCGTTGATAGTATAGAAATCGAACTTCCTAATGAATTTGATTTTAATGAATGTTTGGTTTTTTTTAAAAGATCAGAAGAAGAATGTTTACATAAGGTTGTTCAAAATAATGTGTTTAAATTGCTAAAATTTGATAAAAGATTTGTGTTATTAAAAATATCAAGTGTTGATAAAAAAATGATCATTGCATTTTTGAATGGAATTCCAACAAGTTGGATGAGGGCTCAAACCGCAAAATATATTTGGGATATGTTTGATCTTGATACAGATCTGAACCCGTTTTATTCCTCTTTGAGAAATGATCCCATCATGGGAAAACTTATTAAGTCTTATTTTGGATTAAGACTAATTAAAATTAATGATTTATTTGAAGCGTTATGTTGGTCTATTCTTGGACAACAGATCAATTTGAAGTTTGCTTATACATTAAAAAAACGTTTTGTTCATACATATGGTGAAAAATTTACAAATGAAGATGAAGATTATTGGATCTTTCCAAATGCGGGTCGTATATGTGAAATCCGTATTGAAGATTTAAGGGAAATGCAAATTTCAACAAGAAAAGCAGAGTATATTGTTGGGGTTGCAAAGATGATAATGGATGGAACCTTAAATCAAAAAAAACTAAGATTTGAAAATAATTATGATAAAATGATGAATCAACTTACTTCTATTAGAGGAATAGGAAAATGGACAGCAGATTATACCATTATGAAGTGTTTTTCTATTAATAGTGCATTTCCTATAGCAGATGTAGGAATTCATAATGCTTTAAAAACAATCTTAGCATTAAACCAAAAACCATCCATTGATGAAATAGAGGATTTAGTTAAACAATGGAAAGGTTGGGAGTCTTACGCTGCGTTTTATCTTTGGAGATCGTTGTATGATTAA
- a CDS encoding RNA-guided endonuclease TnpB family protein has product MILAKKIRIKPNEEQEQKLWQSVGTARFIYNWTLARQEENYNNGGKFILDGTLRKELTQLKKTELQWLNEVSNNVAKQAVKDACNAYKRFFKGLADKPKFKSRRKSKPSFYNDTEKLKVKPMKVLIEKVGWVNTTEQIPMEVKYMNPRVSFDGKYWYLSVGVEEEQSKIELTDEVIGVDVGIKDLAVCSNGMTFKNINKTKRIKKMEKKLRRLQRTLSKKYEMNKEGNRFVKTCNIIKLEKKIKLVHRKLANIRNNYLHQTTNEIVKTKPSKVVMEDLNIKGMMKNKHLSKAIAKQCLHEFKKQMEYKCKFYGIELILADKWYPSSKTCSCCGEVKKDLKLSDRTYQCNSCGLVIDRDYNASLNLSNYQQISVISL; this is encoded by the coding sequence ATGATCCTAGCCAAGAAAATTAGAATCAAGCCGAATGAAGAGCAAGAGCAGAAGCTTTGGCAATCCGTTGGTACAGCAAGATTCATCTACAACTGGACATTGGCAAGACAAGAAGAAAACTACAACAACGGTGGGAAGTTTATCTTAGATGGTACGTTGAGGAAAGAACTAACCCAATTAAAGAAAACTGAGTTGCAATGGCTAAATGAAGTGTCAAATAACGTGGCTAAACAAGCTGTTAAAGATGCTTGTAATGCTTATAAACGTTTCTTTAAAGGTCTGGCTGACAAACCAAAGTTTAAGAGCAGACGTAAAAGTAAACCATCGTTTTACAATGACACGGAAAAGTTGAAAGTAAAGCCAATGAAAGTGTTGATCGAAAAGGTAGGATGGGTTAACACAACTGAACAAATTCCGATGGAAGTGAAATACATGAACCCTAGAGTAAGTTTTGACGGAAAGTACTGGTATTTATCCGTTGGAGTGGAAGAAGAACAATCGAAAATTGAATTAACAGATGAAGTTATCGGTGTTGATGTAGGTATTAAAGATTTAGCTGTATGTAGTAATGGAATGACGTTTAAAAATATAAACAAAACAAAAAGAATCAAAAAGATGGAAAAGAAGTTGCGTAGGTTGCAACGCACCCTATCAAAAAAATATGAAATGAATAAGGAGGGAAACCGTTTCGTCAAAACATGCAACATTATAAAACTCGAAAAGAAAATAAAGTTAGTACACCGTAAATTAGCAAATATAAGAAACAATTATTTGCATCAAACAACGAATGAGATCGTGAAAACCAAGCCATCTAAAGTTGTTATGGAAGATTTGAATATTAAAGGCATGATGAAAAACAAACATTTATCCAAAGCGATTGCAAAACAATGTTTACATGAGTTTAAAAAACAAATGGAGTACAAATGTAAGTTTTATGGAATTGAATTAATACTCGCTGATAAATGGTATCCATCTTCTAAGACATGTAGTTGTTGTGGAGAAGTAAAAAAAGACCTTAAACTATCAGATCGTACATACCAATGTAATTCATGTGGTTTGGTGATAGATCGAGACTATAATGCAAGTCTGAATCTATCAAACTATCAACAAATCAGCGTAATATCACTTTAA
- a CDS encoding (2Fe-2S)-binding protein: MTKSRIVDHPVLGRLKERDKVHFTFDNKEYIGYDGETIAAALLANGERVLRCHEETGNLRGIYCNIGHCMECRVTVGNQKSVRACLTLIEEGMCVNSGKKLPTPFKKGETL, translated from the coding sequence ATGACTAAAAGTAGAATTGTGGATCACCCTGTTCTCGGTCGTTTAAAAGAACGAGATAAGGTTCATTTTACTTTTGATAACAAAGAATATATTGGCTATGACGGGGAAACAATAGCAGCTGCTCTGTTGGCAAATGGAGAGCGTGTTTTACGCTGCCATGAGGAGACAGGAAATTTACGTGGAATCTACTGCAATATTGGTCATTGTATGGAATGTCGTGTAACCGTTGGCAATCAAAAATCAGTGCGCGCATGTCTAACTTTAATAGAAGAGGGGATGTGCGTAAATTCTGGAAAGAAATTGCCTACACCATTTAAGAAAGGTGAAACACTATGA
- a CDS encoding FAD-dependent oxidoreductase, with protein sequence MESRNTEVLIIGGGVIGAAIAYYAAKSGMEVTLIDKGDIACGTSSRCDGNILAIDKEPGFDSLMSLESQKLVHQLSKELELGFEYRAPGSILVCESEDEMIAAQCWVDRQKKAGLSIKMLDRSDIKQESPYFADDLLGGLECESDSTINPYLFTYSLFQGAIKYGAKVKLRCEVKGMTRNTETGLFKVNTDQGEIIAKKIVNAGGVWAPFLGSMLDLNIPIKPRKGHIIVASRDMPVGLRKVMEFGYLMSKFGKERKVDEDTDKYGVALVFEPTESQNFLIGSSREFVGFNTKVDMDVVNCIARRTIRFYPKIADFLLIRSYAGLRPWTPDHLPIVSPVEKIPNYYIAAGHEGDGISLAAITGKLMKELLHEQSNTIVPTDPLRFSRFQNVSTIQT encoded by the coding sequence ATGGAGAGTAGAAATACAGAGGTATTAATCATTGGTGGTGGTGTTATAGGTGCAGCGATTGCCTATTATGCTGCAAAAAGCGGAATGGAAGTTACTCTCATTGACAAGGGTGATATTGCTTGTGGTACCTCCTCTCGTTGTGATGGAAATATTCTAGCCATTGATAAAGAACCCGGATTTGATAGTCTGATGTCTTTAGAAAGTCAAAAACTAGTTCACCAACTAAGCAAAGAACTTGAGCTTGGATTTGAATATCGAGCCCCTGGCAGTATTTTAGTTTGTGAAAGTGAAGACGAGATGATCGCTGCACAGTGTTGGGTAGATAGACAGAAAAAAGCAGGTCTTTCTATTAAAATGTTAGATCGAAGTGACATCAAACAAGAATCTCCTTATTTTGCTGATGATTTATTGGGTGGACTTGAATGTGAATCTGACTCAACCATTAATCCTTATTTGTTTACGTATTCTTTGTTTCAAGGAGCTATAAAGTATGGAGCAAAAGTGAAACTTAGATGTGAAGTAAAAGGAATGACAAGGAATACTGAAACGGGTTTATTTAAAGTTAACACGGATCAAGGTGAAATTATTGCAAAAAAAATAGTTAATGCAGGTGGGGTTTGGGCACCGTTCTTAGGAAGTATGCTAGATTTAAATATTCCTATTAAACCAAGAAAAGGTCATATCATAGTAGCTTCACGAGATATGCCTGTAGGATTGAGAAAAGTGATGGAATTTGGATATTTGATGTCTAAATTCGGTAAAGAAAGAAAAGTAGATGAGGATACAGATAAGTATGGTGTAGCACTTGTATTTGAACCGACAGAAAGCCAGAACTTTTTAATCGGAAGCAGTCGTGAATTTGTAGGATTTAACACAAAGGTGGATATGGATGTAGTTAATTGTATTGCCCGCAGAACGATCCGATTTTATCCCAAAATAGCTGATTTCCTACTTATTCGTTCATATGCAGGGTTAAGACCATGGACACCTGATCACTTACCCATTGTCTCCCCAGTAGAGAAAATTCCAAATTATTATATTGCTGCAGGTCATGAAGGAGACGGTATTAGTCTTGCTGCAATTACTGGGAAATTAATGAAAGAGTTATTACATGAACAAAGTAATACTATCGTCCCTACCGATCCTCTACGTTTTAGTAGATTTCAAAATGTGTCCACGATTCAAACATAA